One genomic region from Podarcis raffonei isolate rPodRaf1 chromosome 16, rPodRaf1.pri, whole genome shotgun sequence encodes:
- the RHBG gene encoding ammonium transporter Rh type B isoform X2, protein MSGHTTNLRLKLPIACVFLQFLTILLFALFVQYDAETSAKLWHEELALRNKSHLQNEFYLRYPSFQDVHTMIFVGFGFLMTFLKRYSFGGVAFNFLTAAFAIQWAILIQGFFHSFHNGKIHIGIESMINANFCAGAVLISFGAVLGKTSPVQLLLMTVLEVTLFGINEYILLSCFGAKDAGGSMTIHTFGAYFGLMVSRILYRPQLKKSREREGSTYHSDLFAMIGTLFLWLFWPSFNSAVAAHGDDQLRTVMNTYFSLAASTLATFALSALVNGGGKLDMVHVQNAALAGGVIVGTSGEMMLTPFGAMIAGVLAGSVSVLGFKFLTPFLASRLKIHDTCGVHNLHGMPGILGGLLGVLVAGLATEDVYGDGLADIFPLVASGKRTTAYQSLFQLSGLGVTLGLAMIGGSLVGVIMKLRVLGSPNDSLCFEDNIYWEVPEDHHNGFQDVVVVRAQETDRDSSA, encoded by the exons atGTCAGGGCACACCACCAACCTAAGGCTCAAGCTCCCCATCGCCTGTGTTTTCCTTCAGTTCCTGACTATTCTCCTCTTCGCCCTCTTCGTCCAGTATGATGCCGAAACAAGCGCCAAGCTCTGGCACGAGGAACTGGCTCTCCGCAACAAGAGCCACCTGCAGAACGAGTTCTATTTGCGCTACCCAA GTTTCCAAGATGTTCACACTATGATCTTTGTTGGGTTTGGCTTCTTGATGACCTTCCTGAAACGGTACAGCTTTGGGGGTGTGGCCTTCAACTTCCTGACAGCTGCCTTTGCGATCCAGTGGGCTATCCTCATCCAGGGCTTTTTCCATTCCTTCCATAATGGCAAAATCCACATTGGAATAGAAAG CATGATCAATGCCAACTTCTGTGCCGGGGCAGTCCTGATCTCTTTCGGAGCCGTTCTTGGCAAGACGAGTCCTGTCCAGCTGCTACTGATGACCGTATTGGAAGTCACCCTCTTTGGCATTAATGAATATATCTTACTTAGTTGCTTTGGG GCAAAGGATGCTGGGGGTTCCATGACCATCCATACCTTTGGGGCTTACTTTGGATTGATGGTGTCCAGGATTCTTTACCGGCCTCAGCTGAAGAAGAGCAGAGAACGAGAAGGCTCCACCTATCACTCAGATCTCTTTGCTATGATTG GAACTCTCTTCCTCTGGCTTTTCTGGCCCAGCTTCAACTCAGCGGTGGCGGCCCATGGAGACGACCAGCTACGGACAGTCATGAACACCTACTTCTCCCTGGCTGCAAGCACCCTTGCCACCTTCGCCCTCTCGGCCCTGGTGAATGGAGGGGGCAAGCTGGACATG GTTCATgttcaaaatgcagccttggctgGTGGAGTGATTGTTGGGACCTCAGGAGAGATGATGCTGACCCCATTTGGAGCCATGATTGCAGGGGTCTTGGCGGGATCTGTGTCAGTTCTTGGCTTCAAATTCCTTACG CCCTTTCTGGCCTCCAGGCTGAAAATACATGACACCTGTGGAGTCCACAACCTGCACGGGATGCCAGGAATCCTTGGCGGCCTCCTTGGCGTGCTGGTGGCAGGGCTGGCAACAGAAGATGTTTACGGAGATGG CCTGGCGGACATCTTTCCTCTCGTCGCCTCTGGGAAACGGACCACCGCGTACCAAAGCCTCTTCCAGCTGAGTGGTTTGGGTGTCACTCTGGGGTTGGCTATGATTGGTGGGAGCCTTGTGGGTG TCATCATGAAGTTGCGGGTACTTGGATCGCCGAACGATTCTCTTTGCTTTGAAGATAATATCTACTGGGAG
- the RHBG gene encoding ammonium transporter Rh type B isoform X1, with amino-acid sequence MSGHTTNLRLKLPIACVFLQFLTILLFALFVQYDAETSAKLWHEELALRNKSHLQNEFYLRYPSFQDVHTMIFVGFGFLMTFLKRYSFGGVAFNFLTAAFAIQWAILIQGFFHSFHNGKIHIGIESMINANFCAGAVLISFGAVLGKTSPVQLLLMTVLEVTLFGINEYILLSCFGAKDAGGSMTIHTFGAYFGLMVSRILYRPQLKKSREREGSTYHSDLFAMIGTLFLWLFWPSFNSAVAAHGDDQLRTVMNTYFSLAASTLATFALSALVNGGGKLDMVHVQNAALAGGVIVGTSGEMMLTPFGAMIAGVLAGSVSVLGFKFLTPFLASRLKIHDTCGVHNLHGMPGILGGLLGVLVAGLATEDVYGDGLADIFPLVASGKRTTAYQSLFQLSGLGVTLGLAMIGGSLVGFIMKLRVLGSPNDSLCFEDNIYWEVPEDHHNGFQDVVVVRAQETDRDSSA; translated from the exons atGTCAGGGCACACCACCAACCTAAGGCTCAAGCTCCCCATCGCCTGTGTTTTCCTTCAGTTCCTGACTATTCTCCTCTTCGCCCTCTTCGTCCAGTATGATGCCGAAACAAGCGCCAAGCTCTGGCACGAGGAACTGGCTCTCCGCAACAAGAGCCACCTGCAGAACGAGTTCTATTTGCGCTACCCAA GTTTCCAAGATGTTCACACTATGATCTTTGTTGGGTTTGGCTTCTTGATGACCTTCCTGAAACGGTACAGCTTTGGGGGTGTGGCCTTCAACTTCCTGACAGCTGCCTTTGCGATCCAGTGGGCTATCCTCATCCAGGGCTTTTTCCATTCCTTCCATAATGGCAAAATCCACATTGGAATAGAAAG CATGATCAATGCCAACTTCTGTGCCGGGGCAGTCCTGATCTCTTTCGGAGCCGTTCTTGGCAAGACGAGTCCTGTCCAGCTGCTACTGATGACCGTATTGGAAGTCACCCTCTTTGGCATTAATGAATATATCTTACTTAGTTGCTTTGGG GCAAAGGATGCTGGGGGTTCCATGACCATCCATACCTTTGGGGCTTACTTTGGATTGATGGTGTCCAGGATTCTTTACCGGCCTCAGCTGAAGAAGAGCAGAGAACGAGAAGGCTCCACCTATCACTCAGATCTCTTTGCTATGATTG GAACTCTCTTCCTCTGGCTTTTCTGGCCCAGCTTCAACTCAGCGGTGGCGGCCCATGGAGACGACCAGCTACGGACAGTCATGAACACCTACTTCTCCCTGGCTGCAAGCACCCTTGCCACCTTCGCCCTCTCGGCCCTGGTGAATGGAGGGGGCAAGCTGGACATG GTTCATgttcaaaatgcagccttggctgGTGGAGTGATTGTTGGGACCTCAGGAGAGATGATGCTGACCCCATTTGGAGCCATGATTGCAGGGGTCTTGGCGGGATCTGTGTCAGTTCTTGGCTTCAAATTCCTTACG CCCTTTCTGGCCTCCAGGCTGAAAATACATGACACCTGTGGAGTCCACAACCTGCACGGGATGCCAGGAATCCTTGGCGGCCTCCTTGGCGTGCTGGTGGCAGGGCTGGCAACAGAAGATGTTTACGGAGATGG CCTGGCGGACATCTTTCCTCTCGTCGCCTCTGGGAAACGGACCACCGCGTACCAAAGCCTCTTCCAGCTGAGTGGTTTGGGTGTCACTCTGGGGTTGGCTATGATTGGTGGGAGCCTTGTGG GATTCATCATGAAGTTGCGGGTACTTGGATCGCCGAACGATTCTCTTTGCTTTGAAGATAATATCTACTGGGAG